A window of the Actinobacillus genomosp. 1 genome harbors these coding sequences:
- the hypD gene encoding hydrogenase formation protein HypD, whose protein sequence is MQFVDEFRDPVLAGKLITHLQQLMQKLPQFSKKRPLYLMEVCGGHTHTIFKFGLDRILPESIEFIHGPGCPVCVLPMGRIDVCIEIARRPEVIFCTFGDAMRVKGKLGSLLDAKGQGADIRIVYSPLDALNIARQNPDKKVVFFSLGFETTMPSTAVTLQQAKKQQVNNFFIVCQNITIIPTLRELLRQEQVLIDGFIAPGHVSMIIGTAPYQPLAEQYHKPFVVTGFEPLDLLQAIVMLVEQFVENRCEVENQYKRIVQSNGNLIAQQAMQEVFQLKKSSEWRGLGEIAESGVELTEQYAQFDAEKYFNTQVHAVADDPLARCGDVLTGKCKPSDCPLFGQKCNPDSAYGALMVSSEGACSAYYQYRREI, encoded by the coding sequence ATGCAATTCGTCGATGAGTTTAGAGATCCTGTTTTGGCAGGTAAATTGATCACGCACTTACAGCAATTAATGCAAAAGTTGCCGCAATTCAGTAAAAAACGACCGCTTTATTTGATGGAAGTATGCGGCGGTCATACCCATACGATTTTTAAGTTCGGTTTAGACCGCATTTTACCGGAAAGCATCGAATTTATTCACGGTCCCGGCTGTCCGGTATGCGTACTGCCGATGGGCAGAATAGATGTATGTATTGAAATCGCTCGTCGCCCCGAGGTCATTTTTTGTACCTTCGGTGATGCGATGAGAGTAAAAGGCAAACTAGGCTCTTTATTGGATGCTAAAGGACAGGGTGCCGATATTCGTATCGTCTATTCTCCCTTGGATGCACTCAATATTGCCCGGCAAAATCCGGATAAAAAAGTGGTTTTCTTTTCTCTCGGATTTGAAACGACAATGCCAAGTACGGCGGTAACCCTACAACAAGCCAAAAAGCAACAGGTAAATAACTTCTTTATTGTTTGCCAAAACATTACGATTATTCCTACATTACGAGAATTATTACGACAAGAGCAAGTATTAATCGACGGCTTTATCGCACCGGGTCACGTCAGTATGATTATCGGCACCGCTCCCTATCAACCGCTTGCCGAGCAATATCATAAACCGTTTGTGGTTACCGGCTTTGAGCCTTTAGATTTATTACAAGCGATTGTGATGCTAGTCGAACAATTCGTCGAGAATCGTTGTGAAGTTGAAAATCAATACAAGCGGATTGTTCAATCCAACGGTAATCTAATCGCACAGCAGGCAATGCAAGAAGTCTTTCAATTGAAAAAAAGTAGCGAATGGCGAGGATTAGGCGAAATTGCGGAATCAGGGGTTGAGCTTACCGAGCAGTATGCGCAATTCGATGCCGAGAAATATTTTAATACGCAGGTACATGCCGTTGCGGATGATCCTCTCGCTCGCTGCGGAGATGTCTTAACAGGAAAATGTAAACCGAGTGATTGTCCTTTATTCGGGCAAAAATGTAACCCGGATAGTGCCTATGGTGCATTAATGGTTTCTTCTGAGGGGGCGTGTTCGGCTTACTATCAATATCGGAGAGAAATATAA
- the hypE gene encoding hydrogenase expression/formation protein HypE → MSDIITMSHGNGGLLMQKLIQEYFMDAFNNPLLSQAEDQARLPLTALTSQGDQLAFSTDSFVIDPIFFPGGNIGKLAVCGTVNDVVVSGAVPLYLSCGFILEEGFPLEQLKQVISEMANCAKKAGIQIVTGDTKVVPKGAADKIFINTSGIGIIPAQIQWGMHQIKTGDKIIVSGTLGDHGATILNLREKLGIQTDLISDCNVLTPLVDLLRPIEGIKTLRDATRGGVNAVLHEFSQSSGLGMQIYQDALPIRTEVRGICELLGLEAINFANEGKLIVITSAEAAQAALSALQTHPLGKDAAIIGEVISDKKVRLIGSFGQSRLLDLPTIEPLPRIC, encoded by the coding sequence ATGAGCGATATTATTACGATGTCCCATGGAAACGGCGGACTATTAATGCAAAAATTAATTCAAGAATATTTTATGGACGCATTTAATAATCCTCTGCTTTCACAGGCTGAAGATCAAGCTCGCTTACCTTTAACCGCTTTAACATCACAAGGCGACCAACTCGCTTTTAGTACCGATAGCTTTGTCATAGATCCTATTTTTTTCCCCGGTGGGAATATCGGTAAATTAGCGGTATGCGGTACGGTAAACGATGTTGTGGTAAGCGGTGCCGTTCCCCTTTATCTTTCATGCGGTTTTATTTTAGAAGAAGGCTTCCCGCTTGAACAGCTAAAGCAAGTGATTAGCGAAATGGCAAATTGCGCTAAAAAAGCAGGTATTCAAATTGTTACCGGAGATACTAAAGTGGTACCGAAAGGAGCGGCGGATAAAATTTTCATTAATACCAGCGGTATCGGTATCATTCCTGCTCAAATCCAATGGGGAATGCATCAAATTAAAACGGGCGATAAAATTATTGTAAGCGGCACATTAGGCGATCACGGCGCAACTATTCTGAATTTACGAGAGAAACTCGGTATCCAGACGGATCTGATTAGCGATTGTAATGTCCTAACGCCGTTAGTCGATTTACTACGCCCGATAGAAGGAATTAAAACCCTTAGAGATGCAACCAGAGGCGGCGTAAATGCGGTATTACACGAATTTTCACAAAGCAGCGGACTCGGTATGCAAATTTACCAAGATGCGTTACCTATTCGTACTGAGGTAAGGGGGATATGTGAACTGTTAGGCTTGGAAGCGATAAACTTTGCTAATGAAGGAAAACTCATCGTTATTACAAGTGCCGAAGCGGCACAAGCTGCGTTATCCGCTCTCCAGACTCATCCTCTCGGAAAAGATGCTGCAATCATAGGCGAAGTTATTTCCGATAAAAAAGTTCGCTTAATCGGATCTTTCGGACAAAGTCGTTTATTAGATCTACCGACTATCGAACCTCTACCGCGTATTTGCTAA
- the hypB gene encoding hydrogenase nickel incorporation protein HypB gives MCSTCGCGSAQVKIGELPHTHYNDGELPSKSQPSHSFAIRGVAEVQKSNTANVQTRLLKIEQDVLGENNQYARLNHDFFKQNKILALNLVSSPGSGKTTLLASTLTYLKEHKQCYVIEGDQQTENDANRIRATGVTALQINTGKGCHLDAKMVLEALAKLQPNPNSTVFIENVGNLVCPAEFDLGEFAKVAILSVTEGEDKPLKYPHMFMAAKLMIINKIDLLPYLNFDLEKCIAYAKQVNPNIQIFCLSATSGEGMKAWLEWLENQMA, from the coding sequence ATGTGTTCGACTTGCGGATGCGGCAGCGCTCAGGTAAAAATCGGAGAATTACCGCATACTCATTATAATGACGGAGAACTTCCCTCAAAATCCCAACCTTCCCATTCTTTCGCCATAAGAGGCGTTGCCGAAGTGCAAAAATCGAATACGGCAAATGTTCAAACTCGATTACTCAAAATTGAACAAGACGTATTAGGCGAAAATAATCAATATGCGCGTTTAAATCATGATTTCTTTAAACAAAACAAGATATTGGCATTAAATTTAGTTTCTAGCCCAGGCTCCGGTAAAACCACATTACTTGCCTCAACACTCACTTATTTAAAAGAACATAAACAATGTTATGTGATTGAAGGTGATCAGCAAACTGAAAACGATGCAAACCGAATCAGAGCGACGGGAGTGACCGCCTTACAAATTAATACCGGTAAAGGCTGTCACTTGGATGCGAAAATGGTGTTAGAAGCGTTAGCGAAATTACAACCGAATCCAAACAGTACCGTGTTTATCGAAAATGTCGGGAATCTAGTATGCCCCGCCGAATTTGATTTAGGCGAGTTTGCGAAAGTGGCTATTCTCTCGGTAACGGAAGGAGAAGATAAGCCGCTAAAATATCCGCATATGTTTATGGCGGCAAAACTGATGATTATCAATAAAATAGATCTCTTACCTTACCTCAACTTCGATTTGGAAAAATGTATTGCCTATGCAAAACAAGTGAATCCGAATATTCAAATCTTTTGTCTTTCAGCCACGTCCGGCGAAGGGATGAAAGCGTGGTTGGAATGGTTGGAAAACCAAATGGCTTAA
- the uvrD gene encoding DNA helicase II, with protein MDFSLLLDGLNDKQREAVAAPLGNYLVLAGAGSGKTRVLTHRIAWLIGVENVPESNILAVTFTNKAAAEMRHRIEHTLSSSSHHRLFGMWVGTFHSIANRLLRSHYLDANLPQDFQIMDSEDQQRLLKRLLKLHNIDEKHFPPKHVAWYISAQKDKGKRPKDIDHHNDPNEKKLVQIYQIYQDACDRAGLLDFAELLIRAYELFRDKPPILQRYQQRFQQILIDEFQDTNNIQYDLIRLLAGKTGNVMIVGDDDQSIYGWRGAQVENIQRFLNDYQKAETIRLEQNYRSTGHILATANELISNNEDRLGKNLWTDQGDGDPVEIYCAFNELDEARFVASQIKQWKEDEGSLNECAVLYRSNSQSRVIEEALIQANIPYRIYGGMRFFERQEIKDALAYLRLIANRQDDAAFERVINTPPRGIGERTLDTIRQITRNRQITLWQAIQVAVQEEQLSGRAASALLRFVELINALEQETEQMPLFEQTDFVIKKSGLYEMYKQEKGEKGEVRIENLEELVTATKQFSKPDEAEEMSDLTAFLTHASLEAGEAQASPHQDYVELMTLHSAKGLEFPRVFMVGVEEGIFPSGMSFDEGRLQEERRLAYVGITRAKKKLTISYAELRRLYGKEERHIASRFIAELPEQHIREVRLRGSINRAASFAQSTPFAKNSAKTTASCLEDNSWKMGQKVQHAKFGQGTIINVEGSGEATRLQIAFAGNGIKWLIAKMANLTKI; from the coding sequence ATGGATTTTTCTTTATTATTAGACGGTTTAAATGATAAGCAGCGAGAGGCTGTCGCTGCGCCGTTGGGCAATTATTTAGTATTGGCGGGAGCCGGTTCCGGTAAAACACGGGTACTGACCCATCGTATTGCATGGTTAATCGGTGTAGAAAACGTACCGGAATCGAATATTCTAGCGGTCACCTTTACCAATAAAGCGGCAGCGGAAATGCGTCATCGTATCGAACATACCCTTTCTTCCAGCAGCCATCACCGCCTGTTCGGTATGTGGGTCGGTACATTCCACAGCATTGCTAACCGCTTATTACGTTCGCATTATCTTGATGCCAATCTGCCGCAAGATTTCCAAATTATGGATAGCGAAGATCAGCAACGTTTACTGAAACGCTTGTTAAAGCTGCACAATATTGATGAAAAACATTTCCCGCCGAAACACGTGGCGTGGTATATCAGTGCGCAAAAAGATAAAGGAAAACGCCCAAAAGATATTGATCATCATAACGATCCGAACGAGAAGAAATTAGTTCAAATCTACCAAATCTATCAAGATGCCTGTGATCGTGCCGGTTTGCTAGATTTTGCTGAATTATTGATTCGAGCTTATGAACTTTTCCGAGACAAACCGCCGATTTTGCAACGCTACCAACAACGTTTTCAGCAGATTTTGATCGATGAGTTCCAAGATACCAACAATATTCAATACGACTTAATCCGTCTGCTTGCCGGTAAAACCGGTAACGTGATGATTGTCGGCGATGACGACCAATCGATTTACGGCTGGCGTGGTGCGCAGGTTGAAAATATTCAGCGTTTCTTAAATGACTACCAAAAAGCGGAAACTATTCGTCTTGAGCAAAATTACCGTTCAACCGGGCATATTCTTGCCACTGCTAACGAATTGATTTCCAATAACGAAGACCGCTTGGGTAAGAATTTATGGACCGATCAAGGCGATGGCGATCCGGTTGAAATTTATTGTGCTTTCAACGAATTGGACGAAGCTCGTTTTGTTGCTTCACAAATCAAACAATGGAAAGAAGACGAAGGCAGCCTAAACGAATGTGCGGTGTTATATCGTAGTAACAGCCAATCTCGTGTGATTGAAGAAGCATTGATTCAAGCTAATATTCCTTACCGTATTTACGGCGGTATGCGTTTCTTCGAACGCCAAGAAATCAAAGATGCGCTGGCATATTTACGCTTGATTGCTAATCGCCAAGATGATGCGGCATTTGAACGAGTGATTAACACACCGCCAAGAGGAATTGGCGAACGCACGTTAGATACGATTCGTCAAATTACCCGTAATCGCCAAATAACCTTATGGCAGGCGATTCAAGTGGCAGTACAGGAAGAACAACTGTCCGGCAGAGCCGCTTCCGCCTTACTGCGTTTTGTCGAATTGATTAATGCACTCGAACAAGAAACCGAACAAATGCCACTGTTTGAACAAACCGATTTTGTAATAAAAAAATCCGGTTTATACGAAATGTATAAACAAGAAAAAGGGGAAAAAGGCGAAGTTCGTATCGAGAACTTAGAAGAGTTGGTCACCGCTACCAAGCAATTCAGCAAGCCTGATGAAGCGGAAGAAATGTCGGATCTCACCGCATTTTTAACTCACGCCTCATTAGAAGCCGGCGAAGCGCAAGCCTCCCCGCATCAGGATTATGTCGAACTAATGACGTTACATTCGGCAAAAGGTTTAGAGTTCCCCCGTGTATTTATGGTGGGTGTGGAAGAAGGAATTTTCCCGAGCGGAATGAGTTTTGACGAAGGCAGACTACAAGAAGAGCGCCGTTTGGCTTACGTCGGCATTACCCGAGCGAAGAAAAAATTGACGATTAGTTATGCCGAACTTAGACGTTTATACGGCAAAGAAGAGCGTCATATCGCCTCTCGTTTTATTGCCGAGTTGCCTGAACAACATATTCGAGAAGTGCGTTTGAGAGGCTCCATCAATCGTGCGGCAAGTTTTGCCCAAAGCACACCTTTTGCAAAAAATTCGGCAAAAACGACCGCTTCTTGTTTAGAAGACAATAGCTGGAAAATGGGGCAAAAAGTACAGCACGCTAAATTCGGACAAGGCACGATTATCAATGTAGAAGGCAGCGGCGAAGCGACCCGTTTACAAATCGCTTTTGCCGGTAACGGCATTAAGTGGTTGATTGCTAAAATGGCAAATTTAACGAAAATTTAG